Proteins from a single region of Neodiprion virginianus isolate iyNeoVirg1 chromosome 4, iyNeoVirg1.1, whole genome shotgun sequence:
- the LOC124302170 gene encoding uncharacterized protein LOC124302170 isoform X2: protein MHDWCMATQNKRANSKAVRDCLTALAAAFMRRLPQFCSSYFATFIPNSQLHSSNSITFSDVVRLTTRRQNHVEEQNNHIPLNSHGASVNLRPVTVSGTVEENRYRTPTVSSEQTLERIARSTIDSLQDLLQQHEERQKQCFLDFAMRIRKDHREDMTKLNNYAENRYQHFETVIKQMIKKEQDIERAYPYEKPPGFPLDSLEVFQEFEEDPERQRSLRHYLINVGGVTARDALNQFLKEAMTDSLTQKFSWTGKTVSDALRECRTIPQPHDRTEFARLMQEAIRGAKQRLRDAKRRANRSVHVEGRRQKYMAEMANRYEVEHPGQ from the exons ATGCATGATTGGTGTATGGCGACGCAAAACAAGCGAGCAAACAGCAAAGCTGTAAGGGACTGTCTAACAGCGCTTGCTGCAGCATTCATGCGACGTCTGCCGCAATTCTGTTCTTCGTACTTCGCAACCT TCATCCCAAATTCACAATTACACTCGAGCAACTCTATAACATTTAGCGATGTAGTACGACTAACCACAAGACGACAAAATCACGTGGAAGAGCAAAATAATCATATTCCTTTGAATTCACATGGAGCATCAGTGAATCTACGTCCGGTCACTGTATCAG GTACAGTTGAAGAAAATCGTTACCGTACACCGACTGTGTCTTCAGAGCAGACACTTGAGCGTATTGCCCGATCCACCATTGACAGTTTGCAAGATCTTCTTCAACAGCATGAGGAGCGACAAAAGCAATGCTTTCTAGACTTTGCAATGAGAATTCGAAAGGACCACCGTGAAGACATGACCAAGCTTAACAACTATGCAGAGAATCGTTACCAGCATTTCGAAACAGTTATCAA acaaatgattaaaaaagaGCAGGATATTGAACGGGCGTACCCATATGAGAAGCCACCAGGGTTCCCTCTTGATTCCTTGGAGGTATTCCAAGAGTTTGAAGAAGATCCTGAAAGACAACGATCTCTA AGACACTATCTTATTAACGTTGGTGGTGTCACAGCTAGAGATGCTCTCAACCAATTTTTGAAGGAAGCCATGACGGATAGCCTCACACAAAAATTCTCTTGGACTGGAAAGACTGTTTCAG ATGCCTTACGTGAGTGTCGAACAATACCACAGCCACATGATCGTACAGAATTTGCGAGACTGATGCAAGAGGCAATTCGGGGCGCAAAACAAAGATTGCGGGATGCAAAACGACGTGCTAATCGCTCTGTCCACGTGGAGGGtcgcagacaaaaatatatggCTGAAATGGCTAATCGTTACGAGGTTGAACACCCAGGACAGTAA
- the LOC124302174 gene encoding gem-associated protein 2: MGDILREPALFVGEIDAEFDLMLPPSSGEEYIKRVVIEAQQCDDVVVAENIKARIRTPMVAVKPLAGCVEAPASMVPTLDWQQCQLADFSSVRLEIDRIKHDLQNAEGRRRLRQTVLPDADDQVGWLEYISNMRPLLGLVLNMNQPLIEQVLEHLVEAVEEKGLISQPYGGWIYALLATLELPLNPDTCSCLRSLARTCSIIRASMTEENAKDVTALNLFICLVARYFRQMDLVDL, from the exons ATGGGGGATATTTTGAGAGAGCCTGCTTTATTTGTGGGCGAAATTGACGCGGAATTCGACCTTATGCTACCTCCATCCTCAGGAGAGGAATACATCAAGCGTGTGGT AATTGAGGCGCAGCAGTGCGACGACGTGGTTGTGGCAGAGAATATAAAAGCTCGTATTAGGACTCCCATGGTGGCGGTAAAGCCT CTAGCAGGATGTGTCGAGGCTCCAGCTTCGATGGTTCCGACTCTGGACTGGCAGCAATGTCAACTAGCAGACTTTTCTTCTGTGAGACTAGAGATCGACCGGATTAAACACGATTTACAAAATGCTGAGGGTCGCCGCAGGCTTCGACAAACTGTTCtg CCTGACGCAGATGATCAGGTTGGCTGGCTGGAGTACATCAGCAACATGAGACCGTTGCTTGGACTAGTATTAAACATGAACCAGCCGCTGATCGAACAAGTCTTGGAACATCTCGTTGAAGCAGTAGAAGAAAAGGGCCTGATCTCGCAGCCATACGGAGGCTGGATTTATGCCCTACTAGCTACCCTCGAATTACCTTTAAATCCAGACACGTGTTCCTGCTTACGTTCGCTTGCTAGAACATGTTCGATAATCAGAGCTAGCATG acaGAGGAGAACGCTAAAGATGTCACAgctttgaatttatttatctgcCTGGTCGCCAGATATTTTAGACAAATGGATTTGGTGGACTTGTAA
- the LOC124302169 gene encoding uncharacterized protein LOC124302169 translates to MFTNEVQEVFASGGIHFKNHLVKIKFRCFIADAPARAFILNHKGHMSSKPCSKCKVIGSRFEGRMIFRGTDHCLRTDIEYDQELEDDHHKEGGSPLTLLRIGRVTGVPYDEMHLVFLGVMKKLIEAGVDGKFSRAAKWSGRQISVISSRLKDIGKLCPREFSRPPRPISEFKRYKATEFRQFLLYTGPVVLYGVLESDYYLHFLLLHIAIRILSTSSASPEDLLFAEYALKLFVTSAEDLYGPAFLSYNVHGLLHLVDGYRRFGALDSFSAFPYENNMPIFRKYVRNQHCPLQQFARRLMERDCYTTFNKVSHSHENRLLGMHNAGPLPENCDASARQFAKLKSGKKIFSINDGNNTVMLKDGSLCEICNILDIGGHQVLVARKFNTVQNLYNLGRSSSSVGIFKCTNVSSDIELVAVSDVAAKCYRMPLWSGTGTNSNRVVVVIMTLLHHA, encoded by the coding sequence ATGTTCACAAATGAAGTCCAAGAGGTTTTCGCCAGCGGTGGTATCCATTTCAAGAATCatttagtaaaaataaaattcagatgcTTCATAGCTGATGCTCCGGCTAGAGCTTTTATATTAAACCACAAAGGACACATGTCTTCAAAACCGTGCTCTAAATGCAAAGTTATAGGCTCAAGGTTCGAAGGTAGAATGATATTCCGAGGTACTGACCACTGTTTGCGAACTGACATAGAATACGACCAGGAACTTGAAGACGATCACCACAAGGAGGGAGGCAGCCCTCTCACTCTTCTTAGAATAGGTAGGGTAACAGGTGTACCATATGATGAAATGCACCTTGTATTCTTAGGGGTAATGAAGAAACTGATCGAAGCTGGGGTTGACGGTAAGTTTTCTCGTGCTGCAAAGTGGTCAGGCCGACAAATCAGTGTAATATCTTCACGTCTAAAAGATATTGGAAAACTATGTCCACGAGAGTTCTCACGTCCTCCTAGGCCAATTTCTGAATTCAAACGCTACAAAGCAACTGAGTTTCGCCAGTTCCTCTTGTATACTGGCCCTGTCGTGCTATATGGTGTATTAGAATCTGACTACTACCTACACTTCCTGCTTCTTCATATAGCTATTCGCATACTTTCAACTTCGTCCGCATCACCTGAAGATCTTTTATTCGCAGAATATGCTTTGAAATTGTTCGTCACATCTGCAGAAGACTTATATGGCCCAGCATTTCTGAGTTACAATGTACATGGTCTGTTGCATCTGGTTGACGGTTACCGACGATTTGGTGCTCTAGATTCATTTTCCGCTTTTCCATATGAAAATAACATGCCTATCTTTCGTAAATATGTAAGGAACCAACATTGTCCTCTTCAGCAATTTGCTCGGCGACTGATGGAGCGTGATTGTTATACAACATTTAATAAAGTATCCCACAGCCATGAAAACAGATTATTAGGAATGCACAACGCTGGACCCCTTCCTGAGAATTGCGATGCAAGTGCCAGGCAATTCGCTAAATTGAAAtctggcaaaaaaattttcagtattaATGACGGTAACAACACTGTTATGCTTAAAGATGGATCTCTTTGTGAGATTTGTAACATTCTAGATATAGGTGGTCATCAGGTTCTCGTAGCTAGAAAGTTTAATactgtacaaaatttatacaatctTGGCAGATCATCATCGTCCGTAGGAATTTTCAAATGTACTAATGTCTCGAGTGATATTGAATTAGTGGCAGTGTCAGACGTCGCAGCAAAATGTTATCGTATGCCGCTTTGGTCTGGTACTGGCACAAATTCAAATAGAGTTGTGGTTGTAATAATGACCCTGTTGCATCATGCTTGA
- the LOC124302170 gene encoding uncharacterized protein LOC124302170 isoform X3 has protein sequence MHDWCMATQNKRANSKAVRDCLTALAAAFMRRLPQFCSSYFATFIPNSQLHSSNSITFSDVVRLTTRRQNHVEEQNNHIPLNSHGASVNLRPVTVSGTVEENRYRTPTVSSEQTLERIARSTIDSLQDLLQQHEERQKQCFLDFAMRIRKDHREDMTKLNNYAENRYQHFETVIKQMIKKEQDIERAYPYEKPPGFPLDSLEVFQEFEEDPERQRSLRHYLINVGGVTARDALNQFLKEAMTDSLTQKFSWTGKTVSDKENLRPLFNTCIGKMPYVSVEQYHSHMIVQNLRD, from the exons ATGCATGATTGGTGTATGGCGACGCAAAACAAGCGAGCAAACAGCAAAGCTGTAAGGGACTGTCTAACAGCGCTTGCTGCAGCATTCATGCGACGTCTGCCGCAATTCTGTTCTTCGTACTTCGCAACCT TCATCCCAAATTCACAATTACACTCGAGCAACTCTATAACATTTAGCGATGTAGTACGACTAACCACAAGACGACAAAATCACGTGGAAGAGCAAAATAATCATATTCCTTTGAATTCACATGGAGCATCAGTGAATCTACGTCCGGTCACTGTATCAG GTACAGTTGAAGAAAATCGTTACCGTACACCGACTGTGTCTTCAGAGCAGACACTTGAGCGTATTGCCCGATCCACCATTGACAGTTTGCAAGATCTTCTTCAACAGCATGAGGAGCGACAAAAGCAATGCTTTCTAGACTTTGCAATGAGAATTCGAAAGGACCACCGTGAAGACATGACCAAGCTTAACAACTATGCAGAGAATCGTTACCAGCATTTCGAAACAGTTATCAA acaaatgattaaaaaagaGCAGGATATTGAACGGGCGTACCCATATGAGAAGCCACCAGGGTTCCCTCTTGATTCCTTGGAGGTATTCCAAGAGTTTGAAGAAGATCCTGAAAGACAACGATCTCTA AGACACTATCTTATTAACGTTGGTGGTGTCACAGCTAGAGATGCTCTCAACCAATTTTTGAAGGAAGCCATGACGGATAGCCTCACACAAAAATTCTCTTGGACTGGAAAGACTGTTTCAGATAAAGAGAATCTGCGACCGTTATTTAATACCTGTATCGGAAAG ATGCCTTACGTGAGTGTCGAACAATACCACAGCCACATGATCGTACAGAATTTGCGAGACTGA
- the LOC124302170 gene encoding uncharacterized protein LOC124302170 isoform X4: MHDWCMATQNKRANSKAVRDCLTALAAAFMRRLPQFCSSYFATFIPNSQLHSSNSITFSDVVRLTTRRQNHVEEQNNHIPLNSHGASVNLRPVTVSGTVEENRYRTPTVSSEQTLERIARSTIDSLQDLLQQHEERQKQCFLDFAMRIRKDHREDMTKLNNYAENRYQHFETVIKQMIKKEQDIERAYPYEKPPGFPLDSLEVFQEFEEDPERQRSLRHYLINVGGVTARDALNQFLKEAMTDSLTQKFSWTGKTVSDKENLRPLFNTCIGKVFFGFDDCLRRCLT, from the exons ATGCATGATTGGTGTATGGCGACGCAAAACAAGCGAGCAAACAGCAAAGCTGTAAGGGACTGTCTAACAGCGCTTGCTGCAGCATTCATGCGACGTCTGCCGCAATTCTGTTCTTCGTACTTCGCAACCT TCATCCCAAATTCACAATTACACTCGAGCAACTCTATAACATTTAGCGATGTAGTACGACTAACCACAAGACGACAAAATCACGTGGAAGAGCAAAATAATCATATTCCTTTGAATTCACATGGAGCATCAGTGAATCTACGTCCGGTCACTGTATCAG GTACAGTTGAAGAAAATCGTTACCGTACACCGACTGTGTCTTCAGAGCAGACACTTGAGCGTATTGCCCGATCCACCATTGACAGTTTGCAAGATCTTCTTCAACAGCATGAGGAGCGACAAAAGCAATGCTTTCTAGACTTTGCAATGAGAATTCGAAAGGACCACCGTGAAGACATGACCAAGCTTAACAACTATGCAGAGAATCGTTACCAGCATTTCGAAACAGTTATCAA acaaatgattaaaaaagaGCAGGATATTGAACGGGCGTACCCATATGAGAAGCCACCAGGGTTCCCTCTTGATTCCTTGGAGGTATTCCAAGAGTTTGAAGAAGATCCTGAAAGACAACGATCTCTA AGACACTATCTTATTAACGTTGGTGGTGTCACAGCTAGAGATGCTCTCAACCAATTTTTGAAGGAAGCCATGACGGATAGCCTCACACAAAAATTCTCTTGGACTGGAAAGACTGTTTCAGATAAAGAGAATCTGCGACCGTTATTTAATACCTGTATCGGAAAGGTATTTTTTG GTTTCGATGATTGTTTACGCAGATGCCTTACGTGA
- the LOC124302175 gene encoding ubiquitin-like protein 4A, with protein MKIVVKILQGRECVVDILPSNTVLELKHKVSESLGIAVPNQKLIHTGKALADDQLLSFYPTIKDGCKLNLFVKKQIQSEGKSAQGDTGIQLFRSEMSRVLRHYYTESETQSIINEFMKDLKKKVDGLSYDDLERLATALLQDQESTT; from the exons aTGAAAATCGTTGTGAAAATTCTACAGGGAAGAGAGTGTGTAGTTGAC ATATTGCCGTCAAACACAGTCCTCGAGTTGAAACATAAAGTTAGTGAATCATTAGGAATCGCTGTACCGAATCAAAAGTTGATTCATACAGGAAAGGCCCTTGCAG ACGACCAGCTTCTGAGTTTTTATCCAACGATAAAAGACGGTTGCaagttaaatttatttgtaaagAAGCAAATTCAAAGTGAGGGTAAGAGTGCTCAAGGTGATACTGGCATCCAATTATTCAGAAGCGAGATGTCAAGAGTCTTGAGGCATTATTATACAGAATCTGAAACACAGTCGATAATTAATGAGTTTATGAAAGACTTAAAAAAGAAAGTAGACGGCTTGAGCTATGACGACTTGGAAAGATTAGCAACGGCTCTGCTTCAGGATCAAGAAAGTACCacttga
- the LOC124302172 gene encoding ribonuclease H2 subunit A, whose protein sequence is MSEDEQKSEFAVEPNEAESINGVDHITSRADLTPYFVNSDHSVNKIHVSKVPQICRTEPCQLGVDEAGRGPVLGPMVYGISYAPLNEKQLLVDLGCADSKTLTEDQRDAIFDKICENDDKMGWAVEVISPNVIANSMYRRSKVTLNEVSMNSAIGLIRRAIEAGVNLAEVYVDTVGKPEKYQAKLKEIFPELKITVAKKADSTYPIVSAASICAKVSRDHALRAWQFREGENENEYGSGYPNDPVTKKWLTQNIDQVFGFPQLVRFSWSTAEKILESSALPVDWEEVNDEESTPNNQKISKFFSKVDTHNKVNRKKHTFFADRCLTNATSL, encoded by the exons ATGAGTGAAGACGAACAGAAATCAGAATTTGCAGTGGAACCAAACGAAGCTGAATCAATAAACGGTGTCGATCACATCACGTCCAGAGCCGATTTGACACCGTATTTTGTAAACAGTGATCATAGTGTGAATAAAATACACGTTTCAAAG GTGCCGCAAATTTGTCGCACAGAACCATGTCAGCTGGGAGTAGACGAGGCGGGTCGAGGTCCGGTTCTGGGTCCGATGGTTTACGGAATTTCGTACGCTCCGTTGAACGAAAAGCAACTGCTGGTGGACTTGGGCTGTGCGGATTCGAAGACCCTGACTGAGGATCAAAGGGACGCAATTTTCGACAAGATATGTGAAAATGACGATAAAATGGGCTGGGCAGTAGAAGTAATATCACCCAATGTCATAGCGAACAGCATGTACAGGCGTAGCAAAGTTACGCTTAACGAGGTATCGATGAACTCTGCAATTGGATTGATCAGGAGGGCGATAGAGGCGGGAGTCAATCTTGCCGAGGTCTATGTTGACACTGTTGGAAAACCTGAAAAGTATCAAGCAAAACTGAAGGAGATATTTCCCGAACTTAAAATAACCGTTGCAAAAAAGGCTGACTCCACTTATCCTATCGTTAGTGCGGCTAGTATCTGTGCCAAAGTATCCAGGGACCATGCGCTGAGAGCGTGGCAATTTAGGGAGGGTGAAAACGAGAACGAGTATGGTAGTGGGTACCCAAATGAtcctgtaacaaaaaaatggcTCACTCAGAACATCGATCAAGTTTTTGGCTTCCCGCAATTAGTCAGGTTCAGTTGGTCGACAGCTGAGAAAATTCTTGAGTCAAGCGCTCTACCTGTTGATTGGGAAGAGGTCAACGACGAAGAATCTACCCCGAATAATCAAAAGATATCTAAATTCTTTAGCAAAGTTGATACGCACAATAAAGTTAACAGGAAGAAACACACGTTCTTTGCAGACAGGTGCTTGACCAACGCGACTAGCCTCTGa
- the LOC124302170 gene encoding uncharacterized protein LOC124302170 isoform X5, with product MHDWCMATQNKRANSKAVRDCLTALAAAFMRRLPQFCSSYFATFIPNSQLHSSNSITFSDVVRLTTRRQNHVEEQNNHIPLNSHGASVNLRPVTVSGTVEENRYRTPTVSSEQTLERIARSTIDSLQDLLQQHEERQKQCFLDFAMRIRKDHREDMTKLNNYAENRYQHFETVIKQMIKKEQDIERAYPYEKPPGFPLDSLEVFQEFEEDPERQRSLRHYLINVGGVTARDALNQFLKEAMTDSLTQKFSWTGKTVSGFDDCLRRCLT from the exons ATGCATGATTGGTGTATGGCGACGCAAAACAAGCGAGCAAACAGCAAAGCTGTAAGGGACTGTCTAACAGCGCTTGCTGCAGCATTCATGCGACGTCTGCCGCAATTCTGTTCTTCGTACTTCGCAACCT TCATCCCAAATTCACAATTACACTCGAGCAACTCTATAACATTTAGCGATGTAGTACGACTAACCACAAGACGACAAAATCACGTGGAAGAGCAAAATAATCATATTCCTTTGAATTCACATGGAGCATCAGTGAATCTACGTCCGGTCACTGTATCAG GTACAGTTGAAGAAAATCGTTACCGTACACCGACTGTGTCTTCAGAGCAGACACTTGAGCGTATTGCCCGATCCACCATTGACAGTTTGCAAGATCTTCTTCAACAGCATGAGGAGCGACAAAAGCAATGCTTTCTAGACTTTGCAATGAGAATTCGAAAGGACCACCGTGAAGACATGACCAAGCTTAACAACTATGCAGAGAATCGTTACCAGCATTTCGAAACAGTTATCAA acaaatgattaaaaaagaGCAGGATATTGAACGGGCGTACCCATATGAGAAGCCACCAGGGTTCCCTCTTGATTCCTTGGAGGTATTCCAAGAGTTTGAAGAAGATCCTGAAAGACAACGATCTCTA AGACACTATCTTATTAACGTTGGTGGTGTCACAGCTAGAGATGCTCTCAACCAATTTTTGAAGGAAGCCATGACGGATAGCCTCACACAAAAATTCTCTTGGACTGGAAAGACTGTTTCAG GTTTCGATGATTGTTTACGCAGATGCCTTACGTGA
- the LOC124302170 gene encoding uncharacterized protein LOC124302170 isoform X1: MHDWCMATQNKRANSKAVRDCLTALAAAFMRRLPQFCSSYFATFIPNSQLHSSNSITFSDVVRLTTRRQNHVEEQNNHIPLNSHGASVNLRPVTVSGTVEENRYRTPTVSSEQTLERIARSTIDSLQDLLQQHEERQKQCFLDFAMRIRKDHREDMTKLNNYAENRYQHFETVIKQMIKKEQDIERAYPYEKPPGFPLDSLEVFQEFEEDPERQRSLRHYLINVGGVTARDALNQFLKEAMTDSLTQKFSWTGKTVSDKENLRPLFNTCIGKVFFDALRECRTIPQPHDRTEFARLMQEAIRGAKQRLRDAKRRANRSVHVEGRRQKYMAEMANRYEVEHPGQ; encoded by the exons ATGCATGATTGGTGTATGGCGACGCAAAACAAGCGAGCAAACAGCAAAGCTGTAAGGGACTGTCTAACAGCGCTTGCTGCAGCATTCATGCGACGTCTGCCGCAATTCTGTTCTTCGTACTTCGCAACCT TCATCCCAAATTCACAATTACACTCGAGCAACTCTATAACATTTAGCGATGTAGTACGACTAACCACAAGACGACAAAATCACGTGGAAGAGCAAAATAATCATATTCCTTTGAATTCACATGGAGCATCAGTGAATCTACGTCCGGTCACTGTATCAG GTACAGTTGAAGAAAATCGTTACCGTACACCGACTGTGTCTTCAGAGCAGACACTTGAGCGTATTGCCCGATCCACCATTGACAGTTTGCAAGATCTTCTTCAACAGCATGAGGAGCGACAAAAGCAATGCTTTCTAGACTTTGCAATGAGAATTCGAAAGGACCACCGTGAAGACATGACCAAGCTTAACAACTATGCAGAGAATCGTTACCAGCATTTCGAAACAGTTATCAA acaaatgattaaaaaagaGCAGGATATTGAACGGGCGTACCCATATGAGAAGCCACCAGGGTTCCCTCTTGATTCCTTGGAGGTATTCCAAGAGTTTGAAGAAGATCCTGAAAGACAACGATCTCTA AGACACTATCTTATTAACGTTGGTGGTGTCACAGCTAGAGATGCTCTCAACCAATTTTTGAAGGAAGCCATGACGGATAGCCTCACACAAAAATTCTCTTGGACTGGAAAGACTGTTTCAGATAAAGAGAATCTGCGACCGTTATTTAATACCTGTATCGGAAAGGTATTTTTTG ATGCCTTACGTGAGTGTCGAACAATACCACAGCCACATGATCGTACAGAATTTGCGAGACTGATGCAAGAGGCAATTCGGGGCGCAAAACAAAGATTGCGGGATGCAAAACGACGTGCTAATCGCTCTGTCCACGTGGAGGGtcgcagacaaaaatatatggCTGAAATGGCTAATCGTTACGAGGTTGAACACCCAGGACAGTAA
- the LOC124302173 gene encoding uncharacterized protein LOC124302173: MDWILGIILVAAIILSVPSKIEALRMMELLIPKHVVRGQNVKLECNFELDKETLYSVKWYKDGNEFYRYVPKEMPPVINFLLPGVTVDIHNSTERSVVLQKVTLMSSGRYRCEVSAEAPSFTTVSDHADMLVIALPEEGPVITGRPGRQRFRVGDVVRFNCTSSKSKPPAILSWFINGEPVKAQYLRGPHITGVDHEGLETPVLGLEFRLQTNHFKRGDMKIKCLATIATVYWKSNEQSIEGDKPVKAPAMESRETRAQGHTHAEHILASSGRTTIESCLVLVTAALILLR, from the exons aAATCGAGGCTCTGAGAATGATGGAGCTACTGATACCGAAGCACGTTGTGCGGGGGCAAAACGTTAAACTCGAGTGCAACTTTGAGCTGGACAAGGAAACGCTTTATTCGGTAAAATGGTACAAAGATGGTAACGAGTTTTACCGATACGTCCCGAAGGAAATGCCGCCCGTTATCAACTTCTTACTGCCCGGCGTAACGGTCGAC ATTCACAATTCCACCGAAAGATCGGTCGTACTCCAAAAGGTCACGCTGATGAGCTCGGGTCGGTACAGATGCGAAGTTTCCGCGGAAGCTCCCTCGTTCACAACAGTTTCCGATCACGCGGACATGTTGGTTATCG CTCTACCAGAAGAAGGACCAGTGATTACAGGAAGGCCTGGACGGCAACGATTCCGAGTCGGAGACGTTGTCCGTTTCAATTGCACTTCGTCGAAATCAAAGCCGCCAGCAATATTGAGTTGGTTTATTAACGGAGAGCCG GTCAAAGCTCAATACCTGAGAGGCCCGCACATTACGGGAGTTGATCACGAGGGGTTGGAAACCCCAGTTTTGGGTCTGGAGTTTCGTTTGCAGACGAATCACTTCAAGCGTGGCGACATGAAGATTAAATGTCTCGCGACGATAGCTACCGTGTACTGGAAATCGAACGAGCAGAGCATCGAGGGTGATAAACCGGTCAAAGCACCGGCCATGGAAAGTCGCGAGACCAGAGCCCAAGGGCACACTCATGCCGAGCACATATTGG CGAGCAGTGGTCGAACGACTATCGAATCTTGTCTGGTACTCGTGACAGCAGCGTTAATTTTACTGCGATAA